From the Lathyrus oleraceus cultivar Zhongwan6 chromosome 4, CAAS_Psat_ZW6_1.0, whole genome shotgun sequence genome, one window contains:
- the LOC127137275 gene encoding uncharacterized protein LOC127137275, whose translation MSQQSNSSPSKNMPCPPSAEPSNPNREDPVADSVNTPHARRPKEIVSGFSSSIVLEERTKKGSRYVHNAFATIVTRILSGNHEVPGVSIPLNTIEPNSVSDQENNESLGKNISDDVEQTDAHKESNVDKPLDNVVGEEVHVTHDVSDNPNCEAEIVDLEEFSDNELLSSVLPSIAKRVRTRSEKKIVAQRSPRKKIDVPTSSKTTVAVERSLKRKVHGPTKSWRKVVPKKKKTKFVVVESDSDVPCNVSDILSKRKPTTSKFAASVPEVPIYNISFHFASSVNRWKYVYQKRLALERELAQNVLDCKDLMDLIQEVGLTKTVTQFSKCYEMLVKEFIVNLSEECVDGKSKEFRKVYVRGKCVNFSPSVINKYLGKPDEAQPELEVRKWPLKGKLVASTLSVKYTMLHKIGAANWVPTNHKSTVAVMLGKFIYVVGTKAKFDYGSYIFDQTLKHARSFSVKDPIASPSLICGIVLNQFPNILTENDSVKKRDSRMSFNHKMFLGTHVPDIVMTSGETSRVSNQPGKAAVIAILKETCRELEARKLKLEKLISSLEMTEGDVLADGGEFGETAAVAKEAESQGEEGEADANPDDGTDDDADSESDD comes from the exons ATGTCTCAACAATCCAACTCTTCTCCTTCCAAGAACATGCCTTGTCCTCCTAGCGCTGAACCAAGCAACCCTAACAGAGAAGATCCTGTTGCTGACTCTGTGAATACCCcacatgcaagaagacctaaagaaatTGTATCAGGCTTCTCATCATCCATCGTTCTCGAGGAACGAACCAAAAAAGGTTCCAGGTATGTTCACAATGCCTTTGCCACTATAGTGACTAGAATACTGTCTGGAAATCATGAGGTCCCTGGGGTTTCCATTCCCTTAAACACTATTGAACCTAATAGTGTTTCTGATCAAGAAAATAATGAGTCTTTAGGAAAGAATATCTCTGATGATGTTGAGCAAACTGATGCCCATAAGGAGTCAAATGTTGACAAACCCTTAGATAATGTGGTTGGTGAGGAAGTTCATGTCACTcatgatgtcagtgacaaccctaactGTGAGGCTGAAATAGTAGACCTGGAGGAATTTTCTGATAATGAGTTGTTGTCCTCTGTCctccctagcatagccaaaagggttaggactaggagtGAAAAGAAAATTGTGGCTCAAAGGTCCCCCAGAAAGAAGATTGATGTTCCAACCTCTTCCAAGACAACGGTGGCAGTCGAGCGTTCCCTCAAGAGGAAAGTTCATGGTCCAACCAAATCTTGGAGAAAAGTGGTGCCCAAGAAAAAGAAGACCaagtttgttgttgttgagtcTGACTCAGATGTTCCTTGTAATGTCTCTGACATTCTGTCAAAGAggaagccaaccactagcaagtTTGCAGCTAGTGTTCCCGAGGTACCAATTTACAACATATCTTTTCATTTTGCTTCAAGTGTAAACAGGTGGAAATATGTTTATCAGAAGAGGTTGGCTTTGGAAAGGGAATTAGCTCAGAATGTCCTAGACTGTAAGGATCTTATGGATCTTATTCAAGAGGTTGGTTTAACGAAGACTGTGACTCAGTTTTCAAAGTGCTATGAGATGTTGGTAAAGGAATTTATTGTTAATTTGTCTGAAGAATGTGTTGATGGAAAGTCTAAGGAATTCAGGAAAGTGTATGTGAGAGGCAAGTGTGTAAATTTCTCTCCATCAGTGATCAACAAGTATTTGGGAAAGCCTGATGAagctcaacctgagcttgag GTAAGGAAGTGGCCTCTCAAAGGAAAATTGGTGGCAAGTACACTGAGTGTCAAGTATACAATGCTGCACAAGATTGGAGCTGCTAACTGGGTGCCCACCAATCATAAATCTACAGTTGCTGTAATGCTTGGAAAGTTTATATATGTTGTTGGAACCAAAGCCAAATTTGACTATGGCTCCTATATTTTTGATCAAACTTTGAAGCATGCAAGAAGCTTCAGTGTGAAGGATCCTATAGCCTCTCCTTCTCTCATTTGTGGTATTGTTTTGAATCAGTTTCCAAACATCTTAACTGAGAATGATTCTGTGAAGAAAAGAGACAGCCGTATGTCTTTCAATCATAAGATGTTCCTAGGTACccatgtccctgacattgtcatgacatcaggtGAGACATCACGTGTAAGCAATCAGCCAGGTAAAGCTGCTGTCATTGCAATACTCAAAGAAACCTGCAGGGAATtagaggcaaggaagctgaagttGGAAAAATTGATTAGCTCTTTGGAGATGACTGAAGGTGATGTGCTAGCTGATGGTGGAGAATTTGGTGAAACTGCTGCTGTTGCAAAAGAAGCTGAAAGCCAAGGTGAAGAGGGAGAAGCAGATGCCAATCCTGATGATGGCACAGATGATGATGCTGACTCTGAGTCAGATGACTAG